A window of Synechococcus sp. MEDNS5 contains these coding sequences:
- the tsaB gene encoding tRNA (adenosine(37)-N6)-threonylcarbamoyltransferase complex dimerization subunit type 1 TsaB gives MSDWLLALHSSTETLGIAMVSAQAPLSSARVLCHPMGRALTNALPSVLEEVLPASEWSGIRRLAVATGPGGFTGTRLTVVLARTLAQQLQCPLDGLSSFLLMAPRLQLDLPAAQRSEPFSIVQVLPRRGRVAGLYRVRDGWNRDNATCAEMDLRELQVPVLLHDAEQPAPELTMALDVGRDVLQLLRFCQDRHASHASGPWDTVLPIYPTSPVGSV, from the coding sequence ATGAGCGACTGGCTTCTAGCACTGCACAGCTCGACGGAAACCCTGGGTATCGCCATGGTCTCTGCGCAGGCACCCCTCAGTTCGGCGAGGGTTCTCTGCCATCCCATGGGGCGTGCGCTGACGAATGCGCTTCCCTCTGTGCTGGAGGAGGTCTTGCCGGCGTCTGAATGGTCTGGAATTCGTCGCCTTGCTGTGGCCACAGGCCCCGGGGGATTCACGGGAACCCGCTTGACGGTCGTTCTGGCTCGCACGCTGGCTCAACAGCTTCAGTGTCCTCTCGATGGCTTGAGTAGCTTTTTATTGATGGCTCCGCGCCTGCAGCTTGATCTTCCCGCTGCGCAGCGAAGTGAACCTTTCTCCATTGTTCAGGTTCTGCCTCGGCGGGGTCGGGTCGCCGGCCTTTATCGGGTGCGTGACGGCTGGAATCGTGACAACGCAACTTGCGCGGAGATGGATCTCAGGGAACTGCAGGTTCCGGTGCTGCTTCATGACGCTGAGCAGCCAGCCCCTGAGCTCACCATGGCCCTCGATGTGGGGCGTGATGTGCTTCAGCTGTTGCGCTTCTGTCAGGATCGCCATGCAAGCCATGCTTCGGGTCCCTGGGACACCGTGCTGCCGATTTACCCCACTTCCCCGGTGGGATCCGTGTAA
- a CDS encoding cyclic nucleotide-binding domain-containing protein, whose amino-acid sequence MRRFAVEQGDYIYKADQDSAAIYLVKTGSVEMTTLYPETGEGVDETYGPGRVFGEVEIIDSRPRIANARAAKSCQIVEIPKEELMEILYEKPEKSLILGKSTFEHLRSLYDDASIDSDLERLREEMHVSIRDAVVAHESRVLKSHNGMAAIAVPIILLVILAAGSYWFFHRG is encoded by the coding sequence ATGCGCAGGTTTGCGGTTGAACAGGGCGATTACATCTACAAGGCTGATCAAGACAGCGCAGCGATTTACCTGGTGAAAACAGGATCCGTGGAGATGACCACGCTCTATCCGGAGACCGGTGAGGGCGTGGACGAGACCTATGGGCCTGGGCGCGTCTTTGGGGAGGTTGAGATCATCGACAGTCGACCTCGCATTGCCAATGCGCGTGCTGCGAAGTCATGCCAGATCGTTGAAATTCCGAAGGAAGAGCTCATGGAGATCCTTTACGAGAAGCCTGAAAAGAGTCTGATTCTGGGCAAGTCGACGTTTGAACATCTTCGATCTCTCTACGACGACGCGTCGATTGATTCAGACCTCGAGCGCCTGAGAGAGGAAATGCATGTGAGCATTCGCGACGCGGTCGTCGCCCACGAATCGAGGGTCCTCAAGAGCCACAATGGAATGGCTGCTATCGCTGTGCCAATTATTTTGCTGGTGATCCTCGCTGCTGGCTCCTATTGGTTCTTCCACAGGGGTTAA
- a CDS encoding MFS transporter: MNKKVLLVLCLVVAVDAASFGLLLPVVPFFVHQLTGSFNAIAVTSVTATYSGLQFIGAPVIGRLSDRWGRRSVLTVTVAISAVALIGQALSSSLLILLLFSALNGASSGVFAISQALVADTVEDRNQRTVGFGAIGAALGLGFIIGPGIGGALGAIDPRFPFVVASAFCLLNVVLIRLYLPKASNAKQQQTVTSTEKATNPLFTRGNHRLKKLISIYFLFYLGFSAFSGIFVLAAKDRFNWGPQPTSLVLVYVGVVAVVVQGALLPRLLKAIRPDKLSIIGLSLVAIAILGVSVISEGRDLYATQLLFAGGVGLSTPGLRSAMSLCVNENQQGVLGGMTQSVVSLTSLIGPLLAGQMYESAGYGATFQSQAVLVFIAVGLLASMPRLPAAHQAVKTPSA; encoded by the coding sequence TTGAACAAAAAAGTCCTTCTCGTTCTCTGCCTTGTGGTGGCAGTGGATGCCGCCAGCTTCGGCCTGCTGCTGCCCGTTGTGCCGTTCTTCGTGCATCAGCTCACCGGCTCCTTCAACGCCATTGCTGTAACCAGTGTCACGGCGACCTACTCAGGCCTGCAATTCATCGGCGCACCGGTGATCGGACGATTATCCGATCGTTGGGGTCGGCGCAGTGTTCTCACGGTCACCGTGGCCATCAGTGCAGTCGCTCTGATCGGTCAGGCACTCTCCTCCTCGCTTCTGATCCTTCTGTTGTTCTCTGCCTTGAATGGCGCATCTTCCGGTGTCTTTGCAATCTCCCAGGCTCTGGTTGCTGACACCGTCGAGGATCGCAATCAACGCACCGTTGGATTCGGAGCGATCGGTGCAGCCCTAGGACTTGGCTTCATCATCGGACCTGGAATCGGTGGGGCACTCGGGGCCATTGATCCACGCTTTCCCTTTGTCGTGGCATCAGCTTTTTGCCTGTTGAATGTGGTCTTGATTCGCCTTTATCTCCCAAAAGCGTCGAATGCCAAACAACAACAAACCGTAACGTCCACAGAAAAAGCGACGAATCCTCTATTCACCCGAGGGAACCATCGCTTAAAAAAGCTCATCAGCATCTATTTTCTCTTTTACCTGGGCTTCAGTGCCTTCTCCGGCATCTTCGTACTGGCAGCCAAAGATCGTTTCAACTGGGGCCCTCAACCCACCTCCTTGGTGCTCGTGTATGTCGGAGTGGTTGCCGTGGTAGTACAAGGTGCGCTGCTTCCTCGCCTGCTGAAGGCCATACGTCCCGACAAACTCTCGATTATCGGGCTCAGCCTTGTTGCCATCGCCATTTTGGGAGTGTCCGTCATCAGCGAAGGACGTGATCTCTATGCGACCCAACTCCTGTTTGCGGGGGGCGTCGGACTCAGCACCCCTGGCCTGCGCTCAGCAATGTCCCTTTGTGTCAACGAAAATCAACAGGGAGTGCTTGGAGGCATGACCCAGTCGGTGGTGAGTCTGACCTCCCTGATCGGTCCACTACTTGCAGGTCAAATGTATGAATCAGCCGGCTACGGAGCCACATTCCAGTCCCAGGCTGTTTTGGTATTTATTGCGGTCGGTCTTTTGGCCTCCATGCCAAGACTGCCGGCTGCTCATCAGGCTGTAAAGACACCCTCGGCATAA
- a CDS encoding CCA tRNA nucleotidyltransferase gives MPNGSSADSILTVGPERLPGLLWRRLEPDRWPLKPAQLPDGAVLVGGAVRDGLLNRLPPCPDLDLVIPGAVLSTVQRLAKDHGGVCVVLDEQRDMARLVLKGWTIDFARFDGDDLTEDLFRRDFKLNAIALTLSDPQQLIDPTGGIQDLQNGLICAIRESNLRDDPLRLLRALRLMAELEMRIDADTLAMLQANSPLLTHSAPERIQAELLRLVAAPAADEAIALLQALALLNPWRPRDLEHSHSTLGRPLIANSSMTLEEQTLALPLARLTGLLSDPGLKSLRFSRRQIQRCSRLRYWQERIGAGDSITLDETERLRLHQDLEADLPALVLCWPKQRRNEWMQRWRDPKDPLFHPCSPLDGDTLQKALSLQPGPKLGALIQHLTTAHAYGRVSTREQALDEARRWLHRPPSTSESNRRCD, from the coding sequence ATGCCCAACGGTTCCAGTGCGGACTCCATTCTGACGGTGGGTCCAGAGCGACTGCCTGGTCTGCTCTGGCGCCGACTCGAACCGGATCGGTGGCCCCTCAAGCCCGCCCAGCTACCTGATGGAGCCGTGCTGGTTGGCGGAGCAGTTCGCGACGGGTTACTGAATCGATTGCCCCCATGCCCTGACCTCGACCTGGTGATTCCTGGTGCGGTGCTGAGCACCGTCCAACGCCTCGCCAAGGATCACGGTGGCGTGTGCGTGGTGCTGGACGAACAACGAGATATGGCTCGGCTGGTATTGAAGGGCTGGACGATCGATTTCGCCAGGTTCGATGGAGATGACTTAACGGAGGATCTCTTCCGACGCGACTTCAAACTCAATGCCATTGCACTGACTCTGTCGGATCCCCAGCAACTGATCGATCCCACGGGGGGCATCCAAGATCTTCAAAACGGGCTGATCTGCGCAATCCGAGAGAGCAATCTCCGCGATGACCCCTTGCGCCTGCTGCGCGCACTGCGCTTGATGGCCGAACTGGAGATGCGCATTGATGCAGACACGCTGGCCATGCTGCAAGCCAACAGCCCATTGCTGACGCATTCGGCCCCGGAACGAATTCAGGCCGAATTACTGCGACTCGTGGCTGCTCCCGCTGCCGACGAGGCGATTGCACTCCTGCAGGCATTGGCCCTTCTCAACCCATGGAGGCCACGAGACTTAGAGCATTCGCACTCCACCCTGGGCCGACCGCTGATCGCGAACTCTTCAATGACGTTGGAGGAGCAGACCCTGGCCTTGCCACTGGCTCGGCTAACAGGACTGTTGAGCGATCCAGGACTGAAGTCCCTGCGCTTCAGCCGCCGACAGATCCAACGGTGTTCCAGGCTGCGTTACTGGCAGGAACGCATCGGTGCAGGAGACAGCATCACCCTGGACGAAACCGAGAGGCTTCGTTTGCATCAGGACCTCGAGGCTGATCTTCCAGCCCTGGTTCTGTGCTGGCCGAAGCAACGCAGAAACGAATGGATGCAGCGGTGGCGAGACCCGAAGGACCCGTTGTTTCATCCCTGCTCCCCATTGGATGGCGACACTCTGCAAAAAGCGCTCTCTCTTCAGCCGGGTCCGAAACTCGGCGCCTTGATCCAACACCTCACCACCGCGCATGCCTATGGTCGAGTCTCAACCCGTGAGCAGGCCCTCGACGAGGCCCGCCGATGGCTCCACCGGCCTCCATCGACAAGCGAGTCGAACAGGCGCTGTGATTAA
- a CDS encoding Ycf34 family protein — translation MCICVDCRWVDRCQAYHAVERQHGAVHLCEAPQMKPVEPRIHISVHDLPHGQVGVEWDVRACGSFTLDRGRWARLRPGEEVPQ, via the coding sequence ATGTGCATCTGTGTGGACTGCCGCTGGGTCGATCGTTGTCAGGCCTATCACGCGGTTGAGCGTCAGCATGGTGCCGTGCATCTCTGCGAGGCACCGCAGATGAAGCCTGTTGAACCCAGGATTCACATCAGTGTGCACGACCTCCCCCATGGGCAGGTCGGCGTTGAATGGGATGTGCGTGCTTGCGGAAGCTTCACCCTCGATCGAGGACGATGGGCGCGGTTGCGCCCTGGTGAAGAGGTGCCTCAATGA
- the devC gene encoding ABC transporter permease DevC produces the protein MTGGGGWKSRLNLHDLPLAWLQLKRQPVRYLVAVTGIGFAALLMYMQLGFQSGLLKSATTFYNALDTDLVLISPATVNSGSYQQFPQSQLFQALGLRGIKETVPLYIANINAQQLEGVKPTSLRMIGYDPDLTVLNVPEINAQSDLLKTPGFVLFDTLGIAIKTGPVGKTFKADGPLDMILSNFEKTFRIKGLFQLGSTFVADSNLIGSEATALQLASRQINLGEISLGLIRVDNHSEIPRIQRDLRSLYGNELQVLTKPELITQERDYWNNVSSFGVIFGFGTIMGLLVGGVVVYQVLYTDVSDHLKEYATLKAMGFSDQFILIVVIQEAVLLGASAFIPATILSAILYAALTAVSGIQLQMTFDKSLLVGALTISVCAIASAIAIRKLRDADPASVF, from the coding sequence ATGACAGGCGGTGGTGGATGGAAATCTCGGCTGAACTTGCACGATTTGCCTTTGGCATGGCTGCAGCTGAAGCGCCAACCGGTCCGTTACCTGGTTGCTGTCACCGGAATTGGCTTCGCCGCATTGCTGATGTACATGCAGCTCGGATTTCAGTCCGGCCTGCTCAAAAGCGCCACCACCTTCTACAACGCGCTCGACACCGACCTCGTTCTGATCAGCCCCGCAACCGTCAATAGCGGTAGTTACCAGCAGTTTCCACAATCACAGCTGTTTCAGGCCCTTGGGCTGCGCGGCATCAAGGAAACCGTCCCTCTCTACATCGCCAACATCAACGCTCAACAACTTGAGGGAGTCAAACCAACGTCACTACGGATGATCGGCTACGACCCTGATCTCACGGTCTTGAATGTTCCCGAGATCAACGCGCAGAGCGATCTACTGAAAACACCAGGATTCGTTCTCTTCGACACCCTCGGCATTGCAATCAAAACAGGCCCTGTGGGCAAAACCTTCAAAGCTGATGGCCCGCTCGACATGATTCTGTCTAACTTCGAGAAGACCTTCCGCATCAAGGGGCTGTTCCAGCTGGGCTCAACATTTGTTGCAGACAGCAATTTAATTGGCAGCGAGGCGACAGCTCTCCAGCTTGCGTCCAGACAAATCAACCTTGGAGAAATTTCCCTGGGGCTGATTCGTGTGGATAATCATTCTGAAATCCCGAGAATCCAGAGAGATCTAAGATCGCTTTACGGAAATGAGCTTCAGGTTCTAACCAAGCCTGAACTGATCACTCAAGAGCGGGACTATTGGAATAATGTTTCGTCCTTTGGCGTCATCTTCGGCTTCGGAACAATTATGGGACTTCTCGTGGGAGGCGTGGTTGTTTATCAAGTTCTCTACACCGATGTCAGCGATCACCTCAAGGAGTACGCCACGCTTAAAGCCATGGGGTTTTCCGATCAGTTTATTCTGATCGTCGTGATTCAGGAAGCCGTACTCCTTGGTGCCTCCGCATTCATTCCTGCCACGATTCTCAGCGCCATCCTCTACGCAGCGCTGACGGCCGTATCCGGCATCCAATTACAAATGACTTTTGACAAATCTCTGCTGGTTGGTGCACTCACCATCAGCGTCTGCGCTATCGCCTCCGCAATCGCAATCCGCAAACTGCGTGATGCAGATCCGGCATCCGTTTTCTGA
- a CDS encoding ATP-binding cassette domain-containing protein, which produces MQNSSPNTPVIRTENLCHSYGKGELRTQILHDLTFDVRRGEITLLVGPSGSGKSTLLTLIGALRSVEEGSIQVLGQELKGADETVLMQTRRRIGFIFQSHNLVSSLTVLQNVQILLQLTEPKPQERREKAMALLEAVGLSHRLHHFPEELSGGQRQRVAIARALAPEPELVLADEPTASLDSRSGQDVVELLGNLCRDRGSAVLLVTHDLRLLNDADRIWAIEDGRVKAWTESSGNVVQTH; this is translated from the coding sequence ATGCAGAACTCCTCTCCGAACACACCAGTGATCCGAACGGAGAACCTTTGTCACAGCTATGGCAAAGGAGAGTTGCGAACCCAAATCCTGCATGATCTGACATTTGATGTGAGGCGTGGTGAAATCACCCTGTTGGTCGGCCCCTCAGGTAGCGGAAAGAGCACGCTGCTAACCCTGATTGGCGCCCTGAGGTCGGTGGAAGAAGGATCAATCCAGGTTCTTGGCCAGGAACTGAAAGGTGCTGATGAAACGGTCTTGATGCAGACACGTCGGAGGATCGGCTTCATCTTCCAGAGCCACAACCTGGTGTCTTCACTGACCGTGCTGCAGAACGTACAAATCCTGCTTCAGCTCACGGAACCGAAACCGCAGGAGCGCCGTGAAAAAGCCATGGCCTTACTGGAGGCCGTGGGACTGAGCCACCGGCTACATCATTTCCCCGAAGAACTGTCCGGAGGTCAGCGTCAGCGGGTGGCGATTGCCAGAGCTCTCGCCCCCGAACCGGAGTTGGTGCTAGCAGACGAACCGACAGCGTCCCTCGACAGCCGCTCTGGCCAGGATGTAGTGGAACTTCTCGGCAACCTTTGCCGCGATCGTGGCAGTGCCGTGCTCCTGGTGACGCACGACCTCAGACTTCTCAATGATGCTGACCGCATCTGGGCCATTGAAGATGGCCGTGTCAAAGCCTGGACTGAATCCAGCGGCAATGTCGTGCAGACTCACTGA
- a CDS encoding RNA-binding protein, with translation MSVRLYIGNLPQNFESKELEAQLTSVGEGVRFKAVFDRETGACRGFGFANIDDEKVADAVIEQFNGKEFNGNALRVERSERRDNNSGGGRRPGQNGGGHAPGSARKAVNKVVHSDAKAEDGPDPRWAGELAKLKDLLGNQKTAV, from the coding sequence ATGAGCGTGCGTCTTTACATCGGCAATTTGCCGCAGAATTTTGAAAGCAAAGAGCTTGAAGCTCAGCTCACCAGCGTGGGGGAAGGCGTTCGCTTCAAAGCTGTGTTCGACAGGGAGACCGGAGCTTGTCGTGGTTTTGGCTTCGCCAACATCGATGATGAGAAGGTCGCCGATGCTGTGATCGAACAGTTCAACGGAAAGGAGTTCAACGGCAACGCACTTCGTGTCGAGCGCTCTGAACGTCGCGACAACAACAGCGGTGGTGGTCGCCGTCCCGGGCAAAACGGGGGAGGGCATGCTCCAGGCTCAGCACGTAAGGCTGTCAATAAAGTGGTCCACAGTGATGCAAAAGCTGAGGATGGCCCTGATCCACGCTGGGCTGGCGAACTTGCAAAGCTGAAAGATTTACTTGGAAATCAAAAAACTGCTGTTTGA
- a CDS encoding 1-acyl-sn-glycerol-3-phosphate acyltransferase: protein MSSLDSQNQPPGPLILTPRPSLTYRLVSGVLVFPLFRLLFRGSTRGNEQVPMQGPLVVVANHGSHLDPPLLGHALGRPVAFMAKAELFSIPLLGPLIRACGAYPVKRGASDREAIRTATARLQEGWAIGVFLDGTRQPDGRVNHPMPGAALLSARSGAPLLPVAIINSHRALGTGRGWPRLVPLQLRIGEPISAPCSRRKPDLEAATIELQRRINALLDQG, encoded by the coding sequence GTGAGCAGTCTTGACTCCCAGAATCAACCGCCAGGGCCACTGATTCTCACGCCACGACCGAGTCTCACCTACCGGCTCGTAAGCGGAGTGCTGGTCTTTCCGCTCTTCCGGCTGCTGTTCAGAGGAAGTACCCGCGGGAACGAGCAGGTCCCCATGCAGGGCCCTCTTGTGGTTGTGGCCAACCATGGCTCCCATCTCGATCCACCCCTGTTGGGGCATGCCCTGGGGCGTCCCGTGGCCTTCATGGCGAAGGCGGAACTCTTCAGTATTCCCCTTCTGGGCCCTCTGATCCGGGCCTGCGGGGCCTACCCCGTGAAACGTGGCGCCAGTGATCGTGAGGCCATTCGCACCGCCACAGCCCGCCTTCAGGAAGGATGGGCCATCGGCGTGTTTCTGGATGGAACGCGCCAGCCAGACGGCCGCGTCAATCACCCCATGCCCGGAGCGGCCTTGCTGTCCGCTCGCTCAGGAGCACCGCTGCTGCCCGTGGCCATCATCAACAGTCATCGGGCCCTGGGCACGGGGCGAGGCTGGCCCAGGTTGGTGCCACTCCAACTGCGCATCGGTGAGCCGATCTCTGCCCCCTGCAGCCGCCGCAAACCTGACCTGGAGGCCGCCACCATCGAACTTCAACGCAGGATCAACGCCCTGCTCGATCAGGGCTGA
- a CDS encoding VOC family protein, giving the protein MASSLSIEALDHVALTVSDPQRSMRWYEDVLGFKPAAMEGLQQGPPFLLRIAEGNYLNLFPGDSAQLKPVPDHSTVAMRHVAFRITYTCLDDIQKRLESLGLSISAFDYGPRCRALFLSDPDGHQIELIGYAEGVFTA; this is encoded by the coding sequence ATGGCCTCTTCTCTCTCGATCGAAGCCCTTGATCATGTGGCTCTCACCGTGAGTGATCCTCAACGGTCCATGCGCTGGTATGAGGACGTGCTGGGCTTTAAGCCCGCTGCAATGGAAGGACTCCAGCAGGGACCGCCCTTCCTTCTGCGTATTGCCGAAGGCAACTATTTGAATCTCTTTCCCGGGGATAGTGCTCAGCTCAAACCAGTGCCTGACCACAGCACTGTGGCGATGCGTCATGTGGCATTTCGCATCACTTATACCTGCCTCGACGACATTCAGAAGAGACTCGAATCACTAGGGCTATCGATTTCAGCTTTTGATTACGGCCCTCGCTGCCGTGCCCTCTTTCTGTCAGATCCTGATGGCCACCAGATCGAGTTGATCGGTTATGCCGAGGGTGTCTTTACAGCCTGA
- a CDS encoding HlyD family efflux transporter periplasmic adaptor subunit, giving the protein MTEQSARRGVIRGTLITVGIVGVGALGWTVFKPSPAPKPVVSRPQQVTALGRLMPEGGLVPLSIPAGTAGGNEVVKQWFAGEGDPIRKGQTLARLSSFQELQAAVVQAQSKLQSTGALLPFLKISQSRGKELFQGGAISEEELAKTTASILEKQADVEGARASLAQAKSQLKAAEVRSPLDGRLIRIYSWPGMKESEEGLAVVGRTGSMQAWVQVFQTDVERLQIGQKASITAETGGFPGKVQGTLKSIIGKVSERDLFAVAANNDVNARVVLVKLDLEPSPDLQLDRLSGLNVTARFEP; this is encoded by the coding sequence ATGACAGAGCAGTCCGCAAGACGCGGCGTCATCCGCGGCACGTTGATCACTGTTGGAATTGTTGGCGTCGGCGCGCTTGGCTGGACGGTTTTCAAACCCAGCCCGGCTCCCAAGCCCGTGGTGAGTCGTCCTCAGCAGGTCACGGCCCTCGGACGTCTGATGCCTGAGGGGGGGCTCGTTCCACTCTCCATTCCCGCAGGAACGGCTGGGGGCAACGAAGTGGTTAAGCAATGGTTTGCAGGGGAAGGTGACCCCATTCGCAAGGGTCAAACGCTTGCCAGGCTGAGCAGCTTTCAGGAGCTGCAGGCCGCAGTCGTTCAGGCCCAATCCAAGCTTCAAAGCACAGGAGCCTTGCTCCCGTTCCTCAAGATCAGCCAGAGCCGAGGCAAGGAACTATTCCAAGGTGGAGCAATCTCCGAAGAAGAGCTTGCAAAGACAACTGCGAGCATTTTGGAAAAACAAGCTGATGTCGAGGGAGCTCGCGCCTCCCTTGCTCAAGCCAAAAGCCAGCTGAAAGCCGCGGAGGTTCGCTCTCCACTAGATGGTCGGCTGATCAGGATTTACAGCTGGCCAGGGATGAAGGAGAGCGAGGAAGGACTTGCGGTGGTTGGTCGCACCGGATCAATGCAAGCCTGGGTCCAGGTCTTCCAGACAGACGTTGAGCGTTTACAGATCGGACAGAAAGCTTCGATCACCGCTGAGACAGGAGGATTTCCCGGGAAAGTTCAGGGCACACTCAAATCCATCATCGGCAAGGTCTCGGAACGTGACTTGTTTGCTGTCGCGGCCAACAACGATGTCAACGCGAGGGTGGTTCTTGTGAAACTCGATCTCGAGCCGAGCCCAGATCTCCAGCTGGATCGCCTCAGCGGTCTGAATGTGACAGCGCGCTTCGAACCATGA
- a CDS encoding alpha/beta fold hydrolase: MPASARAAIFPDHWIKDGTWNNHGISWIETEHRKGERTALLIHGFGACKEHWRHNVTALTGEHRVVALDLLGFGTSDKPPSILDGEQPNPEGVRYSIDLWANQVVDFIEHHGLADVALIGNSIGGVVALRAAEILEERDQPAAMVVLIDCAQRAIDDKRVSEQPPFRAFSRPLLKQLVRQRWLTRSLFLSLARPGVIRRVLQLAYPTGASVDDTLVEVLHRAARSPGATESFRGFINLFNDHLAPDVLQRLQTPVRMIWGEADPWEPLSQAQQWTRFACVRELTVIPSLGHCPHDEGPKQVNPVLQRMLNPNGSPAAEQNS; this comes from the coding sequence GTGCCCGCCAGTGCCAGAGCAGCCATATTCCCTGATCACTGGATCAAGGATGGAACCTGGAACAACCACGGGATCAGCTGGATCGAGACAGAGCATCGAAAAGGTGAAAGAACCGCGCTTCTCATTCACGGTTTCGGGGCCTGCAAAGAACACTGGCGGCACAACGTCACGGCCCTGACTGGGGAACACCGCGTTGTTGCTCTCGACTTGCTGGGCTTTGGAACGAGCGACAAGCCACCTTCCATCCTTGATGGTGAACAACCCAACCCTGAGGGTGTGCGCTACAGCATCGACCTTTGGGCCAATCAGGTGGTGGATTTCATTGAGCACCATGGGCTTGCCGATGTTGCTCTGATCGGCAATTCGATTGGTGGTGTGGTCGCGCTACGCGCTGCCGAAATCCTTGAGGAACGCGACCAACCTGCGGCAATGGTTGTGCTGATCGACTGTGCTCAGCGTGCAATCGACGACAAACGCGTTTCGGAACAACCACCCTTCAGAGCCTTCAGTCGCCCCCTGCTGAAACAACTCGTACGGCAACGCTGGCTGACACGCTCGCTTTTCCTGAGCTTGGCACGACCCGGGGTGATCCGAAGAGTTCTTCAGTTGGCTTACCCCACTGGCGCTTCCGTGGACGACACTCTGGTGGAGGTTCTTCACCGAGCAGCACGCAGTCCTGGAGCAACCGAATCCTTTCGCGGTTTCATTAACCTCTTCAACGATCACCTCGCCCCCGATGTTCTTCAGAGACTCCAAACACCGGTGAGGATGATCTGGGGAGAGGCCGATCCCTGGGAGCCGCTCAGCCAGGCTCAACAATGGACGCGCTTCGCATGTGTACGCGAACTCACGGTCATTCCATCCCTGGGTCACTGCCCGCACGATGAGGGGCCTAAGCAGGTCAATCCAGTCCTGCAGCGAATGCTCAACCCCAATGGCAGCCCTGCCGCGGAGCAAAACTCTTGA
- a CDS encoding YdcF family protein: MGLGIRSLLLVSALMGGAALATPLRPFAKAALTRQDPQRILVLGGDADRERIGLRLARQLALPLVVSGGTNPEYAQWLMEHEGLGKNEVRLDYRAQDTLGNFTSLVDELEGEGVEHVLLVTSEDHLPRALIVGGIVAGSRGIRLTGVPVSCAERCRRESMGKRWVDGLRALAWVISGRDLKPWALRQWPELFSQP, translated from the coding sequence ATGGGCCTTGGCATCCGCTCCCTCCTGTTGGTTTCAGCGTTGATGGGCGGAGCCGCTCTTGCGACGCCACTTCGGCCTTTCGCCAAGGCAGCGCTGACCCGACAAGATCCGCAGAGAATTCTTGTGCTGGGTGGTGATGCTGATCGAGAACGCATCGGTTTACGGTTGGCCCGTCAACTGGCGTTGCCGCTGGTGGTCAGCGGCGGAACCAATCCTGAGTACGCCCAATGGCTGATGGAGCACGAGGGACTTGGGAAGAACGAGGTTCGACTTGATTACCGGGCTCAAGACACGCTCGGCAATTTCACCTCACTCGTCGATGAGCTCGAGGGTGAGGGGGTTGAGCACGTGCTGTTGGTGACCAGTGAGGATCATTTGCCTCGCGCCTTGATTGTTGGTGGGATCGTCGCCGGCAGCCGTGGCATCCGGTTGACGGGTGTGCCGGTGAGCTGTGCCGAGCGATGCCGAAGGGAAAGCATGGGAAAGCGGTGGGTGGATGGTCTGCGCGCCCTGGCCTGGGTGATCAGCGGGCGTGATCTGAAGCCCTGGGCACTCAGGCAATGGCCTGAACTGTTCTCTCAGCCCTGA